CCATTATTTAGAAGAATTCTTTTTGCATCAACTACTTTTCACCTTCATCCTAACTCATAGGCAAATTTGAATCCACATATCTTGGTTTGGGAAGAAATTATCACTCCTACTGCTTCCTCCAAGCATTTTTAAAAGCTGTACTTGTAAATTTTTTCATggtcattttctatttaatgGTTAATTCTCATTGGTATTATTAAATTGATATTTCCCATTTTGTCTTTCTGAATTTGAACTTAGATATCTCATTCCATGTTATCTGATGCAGTTGCTTTGAAAGTACTATGTGCAACCTGGTATCATTCTCCCTgacacatttttatttcataaattcatattttcttcaaatgtattgtttaaaaaatgcataatatTCACACCCTATcctgaaatctcaaaataaaacaaagcaattgTAGTCCCTGATCATCTGGTTTGAACATTTAACTGGAGAACTGAGAGTACAATTATAACTGTGCATCTATCATAATGTCTTTAGGGAAATATTATATggacaaagacaaataagaataaGAGCAGAGATTACTGTGGTTTTCCCTGGATATTAGAGAGTATGGTCTGGGGAGGCCATTGCATGTTGGACAAAGAGCATAAATGCAACTGGATGTGCATTTTGGCTTTGTCAAAAAAAGAGGTGAAAACCTAAAGCCCTAGAATAGTAAATAAAAGATCATTCTCCATGAGAAAGTGAGTGTGGAACCAACTTCATCCACTTTGGgcccactaaaaaaaaaaaacaatgtggtCAAAGAAATATAGAACAATGACAGGAATAACAGGTAGAACAGGATGTGATGTGGAGACCATTATAAGGCATGTGTAGGAAGAACACCCGCTCTGCCCTTGATCCTAGAAGAGAATCAGCTTTTACACTGGCTGTCCATTCTCTCTCCAACCTCCCTCTTCCATTGTCTCCCCATTCATAGGGCATATTCCCCCTTTGCAGGGGATAGCTTTCTTTTAAGTATATTCTTGCCTTAATTTAATGGTTTCCAGGCATTTTCAGAGTCAAAAATTGCACTTAGCCTTATGATCTGCAATGGACAAACACTACAATTGAAAAAAGATAGCATGATGTTTTGAATTGCTCTTGCTATGTATGAGACATTTCATATGGTGTTTTAACTCTACTccacaattatttcaaaatatattctttatccCCATATAGGATCTAATCTCAGAACATGGAAAGCACACAGTATCATGCCTTCCACTCATATTTTATCAATACTctgattcttctctttctttcatctttgaCATTTCCTTGAAATcacattctttctttctcacaGCATATATTTAATCAACTACTGTTATAAATGACACCAGCTGTCAAGTTCTGGGGGGAAATGTATGCAAAATATTTCCTTCAAGTCACTCACATTTGGCTTGTCTGGAGACAAAGGGAGAAGTCCTATGGACTTTAATAAAAGGTGCACTCAATCATCATTCCTACCATCAAAAGTAATTGCATACAAGAAGTCATCAGCTTCCTGTGAAGATATTAAGAATAAGGTTCAAAAGGAGATCATGCCAGGATATCCTGAAAAGGTCTAGGATTTTCCAGAAGTAACAGAAGTGAAATTCTTAAGGTTGAAATGTTGCAGAGATgccaggaaaagaaaagcagaaatataAAGTCACTGAATATGGAAAATTAGGACTTTTGGCAAAGACACAAATTCACTTCGATGTGTTGTGAATCATTGTGGATGAGGGCTGGTGTCAGTGAGAGTCAGTGGGCTGTGGAGAGTCAAGCTTGACTTTGAAGCTGTTGTGTTGGCTTCATTACCCAGTAGGAAGCCCCTAGGTATTGCATGTAATGGATTTGGCCACCATTTTTATAATATAGAAGGTACCTGGCTCTATAGAAATATCAGCTTGAAGATTGATCATTCTGTGATAGGTAGTAGAAGTGATTAGGGAAGGAAATAGGACCAATGAAGTGAGGACACGAGGTGTGTAATGAATGAAACTTCTGAAAACTAGAAGAAAGATCAGCCTCATGTCATTACCAGTGATAACTACTCATTTACtagcaagaagaaataatatggagattttacatatattaatttcCCATCACACTTAAAGATTGGATGCCATATTCTCTCCTATATAGGGAAGATATTAATATTTAGAATGGTACACTTTCAGGCGATGTTTATCAACAAACAACAATACATTCAAGAGTAAGACTAGTTCTATTTGATTCCAGAAATTTTGCAtataatatcatttttaaaagcctCTACTGTTTGCATAAAAATTCCCAACATTCGTTGtacttatattttgttttgtgaaATATTCCCTAATTCCTTTTGCTTATTTACTCTCCGGATGTTCAATCTGCTTCATGTCTTGAAATTCTAAAAAGATATCACTACTTTTTCTGGTTACATTGTTTTTGCTCTCTTATTAGTTTTTCTGGGCACCAAGGGAATACATCTACAGTTAGAATGCCACCAGAACCCAGGTAAGGTTTCTTCTCTCAGGAATGGCTTGAGGTTTTATCTTAAATTTTTCTTAAGTTCCATGTCATCACCCTCTCTCTTTGGTTATTGAgcacatttttgtttctttaaacatagagaagaaaatgaCCATATCGGGAGTTGccgagggcaaggagagggaagaacaggtgtgatgtggggccattttcaggacttggacttttcctgaatggtattgctgggaaagatgcaggacattatatattcttccATAATATACTGAATGGATGGGggcagtgtaaactacaatataaactataatccatgtgttgtagcagtgcaccaaaatgtattcaccaaatcaatgaatgtgccacaatgatgaaagaggtgtaGATGTGGGGTGGGCTGTGGAGATtttaggaacctcttatatttttaatgtaacatttttgtgatctatgtatctttaaacaaaataaggcaattaaataaaaaaaattttaatgatgcTTCTGGTTCATATATCCATGGGGTTTTTCCAGGTTCAATTCTACATttccatttctaaattttttgggAGAAGACAGTGTCATGACAGGCCTAATCACTGTGGTTGGGGATGAGAGGAGTACGATAATAACAAGGTCCCAGAAGGCTGatgagtggtgtgtgtgtgtgtgtgtgtgtgtgtgtgtgtgtgtgtgtgtgtgtgtgtttggtgggTTGTAGCCATCCACAAATAGGGGCATCTGAGTTCATAAATTCCAATATTTACCTCATATAATACAGAGTTTGGAAGCAAACATAGATGAAAATAGAAGTGACTCTGTTCAATTTGGGGGATATATTTGCAACAAAATAAAGTGCAATTGGCACAACTTGTGGAGAAGGAACTCTCTGTGTCTTGAAGTTTCAGCAGCAGCAAGACTTTTTCAACCTTCTCAGACAACTTCTCTCATCATTCTCTGCCTTACACATTCCCCTGCCACACTGTTTTCTTTGCTGATGTTGACATTCTAAAACTGCTTTTCCTTGGGTCTTTGTCTGTGATATTCCCTCTGAGGAGCACACACTTCCCTAGATATTCTAGTGGCTCACACCTCCTACAATTCTCTGTTCAGTTATCACCCTTTACAAATGTCTTGCCAGAACACAGTGCGATCAATAGCATGGTctcttaactttctttttttatacctGCTGTTTTCTATATAAAACTTGTAATAAGATGGACTGTTATATGTTCATTTACTTATATTCCTTCTCCATGAACAGGTTGTAACACATCTGGTTTCACACTTTATACCCTTTGATAGAAGGGTAGCTGGTGCAGGCAGAACTCAATATGCATTCTTCCAATGATTGAATGAATTTcattacaaaccaatatatgtggGATGGGAATCACTAATCAGAGATTGCTCAAAGGATCCTCTGAATGTGGACAGATGCATAAACAAAATCTAGAAATTAATTACTTGTCTGCAAAATTAATTTCTTgtctgaaaaatataaattatagtaATGACTGACTGCTTGAAAAATTACCatgttctttctctatttcttgaTAGTTATGCTGCCCACATGGAAAcaggaaatgaaacaaaaattctagaatttctccttctgggattttcAGAGGAACCAGAATTGCAGCCCTTCCTTTTTGGGCTATTCCTTTCCACGTACCTGGTCACTGTCTTTGGGAACCTCCTCATCATCCTGGCCACCATCactgactcccacctccacacacgcatgtacttcttcctctccaacctttCCTTTATAGACATCTGTGTATcctccaccactgtcccaaagatgtTGAGGAACATCCATATAGAGAGTAGGGTCATAACCTATGGAGGCTGCATCACACAGATgtactttttcttattcttaacaGCATTGGATGACTTCCTCCTAGCtgtcatggcctatgaccgcttcgtggccatctgtcaccccctgcactatcTGGTCACCATGAATCCTCAGTTCTGTGGACTGCTAATTCTGGGATCCTGGATCATAAGTGTCCTGAATTCCTTTTCACAAATCTCACTGGTGTTGAGGCTGTCCTTTTGTGCATCCTTGGacatcccccactttttctgtgaatataATCAGATTGTCCAACTTGCCTGTTCTGACACATTCCTCAATGATatagtgatgtattttgcagCTGGGCTGCTGGGTGGAGGGCCATTCATTGGAATCATTTTCTCCTATTCTAAGATTATTTCCTCCATATGTGTAATCCCTTCAGCTCTGGGGAAACATAAAGCATTTTACACCTGTGCATCTCACCTAACAGTTGTCTTCTTATTCTACAGTACAAGTCTAGGGGTGTATTTTAGTTCTTTTGCTATGCATAATGCACATGCAAGTGCACCAGCCTCAGTGATGTATGCTGTATTTAcacccatgttgaaccccttcatctacagtttgaggaataaagacataaagggagctctgaaaaaattattttgtggaAAGCCATAAACATGATCCTGAAGAGGAAGAAGTGCTGTGATTACAGGACCTCAATAAGGAAATAGTGATGTACACAACAGCTTGACATCCAGCTCAATGATTTCCCTGGGAATGGAGTGTTCAGAGTCAGGGCACAACTTATTCCTGAAATAATCTCCATGTCCAATAAACACCTACCATTTTTCCTGAATGGAAACTTAAATGTAGACACTTTTTATATACTGATCTGAAATCACATGGAATTACAGTGTGATTAGGAATGCGATCTTCACATATATGAAGGAATCCTAAAAAATCAGCAACAACTGATTATTCTGATGGCCACAATTCTGTTCATATTGATTATTATATAGCCAGCTATTGCCCCATAAGGCCAAGCCAAAAATATATGGTTTAATACAAAATTTTATTACTACAGTCATGTATGGTTGGATTTGTATTGATTTCTGCAGAGCTCCTCATGGGGTGAGGAGGTAAGACTGCTAATTCTGACAGAACCCATTTTCATACTTGGGATTTTTCTGGATAGAGACTGGGTTAGGCTGTCCTTTACTGGGACAACTGGCATTTCTTCATGCATGCTAACATCTTCAAACATGTAGTTTAGAGTTGATGAAATGACAGACTCAGGGTTCCATGAATGAGGAGGATAAACACTCCAGGGTCTCTTGAGGCACTCTGTCACTTCCACCATATTCTCTTAGCTAAAATAAATGAGACACTTCAAATCAAGACCAACGTCTAAAGTGGATTAAGGTCTCTACCTCTTTATAAGAGAAGCTGCAGTGACCCATTGAACAAAACATGGATTGAGAAAGGTTCAAAATTAAGTCATCtccccacaggttctatggtcatggcagatggagctcagtgccatgtcagttggcccttctttggagtttgtgtttctgtgtgatggagctggactcagatgtgattcttatttacaagcctctcctgttacttttaccagaagtGTACTTGGTTCTGGGGCTTAATATATACCTAGGGGACCTGAGTCTCCacactgaccatgtgatagctaggccctgagcctcaacagacttcagctcctacactccggTTTATTGATCTtacccattcagctaacatggagttgaaggaggtcaaccaccacaccagggagccaagagtgcctacaactgaaagcaggaggatggcacccagcatccatgtggaatctaagccctctcttgatatagatgtggagtggacacaaccattccaaggtccacaggatgaaggaatagagtatggattaaagtggacttactgacatatattcatcaactattgtgattagtaattgaagaaaatgtggcattggtgaggagaaaatggccatggtggctgctgggagtggggaatgggaagaagagatgagatgtggaggtgttttcaggacttggagttgtcctgggtgaacaAGTACTTCttacacaatgttaaatagaaggggtgacagTGGTCATACTTGCCTTGAtcctgaacttagagggaaagattttaggatttcaccatagtaaatgatgttagctgtgggtttttcatatatatcctttatcatgttcagaaagtttccttctattcctatcttttgcagtgtttttatcaagaaattgtgctgtattttgtcaaatctttttctgcatctatagatataatcacttgatttttttcccttcaatctgtttatgtggtgtattagattaagtgattttcttatgttgaatcatccttgcataacaggaatgAAACACACTTGGTCAATGTGTAtaactcatttaatgtgttgttgaatacaattagaaagtatttttgttgaggattttcacatctaggatcattagagagattgggctgtaattttccttccttgatgtctttgtttggctttggtattgggctaaagttggcatcatagaataaattaggcaatgtttcttctatttcaatttttttgaagagtttaagtgATGttagtattagttctttctgaaatatttagtaaaattcacctgtgaagccatctggtccatggctcttcttagttgggaggtttttaatgacttattctatctatttagttgtgattggtttcttgagatcatcaatttcttctttcatcaatgtaggctgcttatgtgtttctaggatttgtccatttcctgtaaaTTACCCTTCTTGTTGACATATAGTCTTGAAAGTATTTTctaggatagtctttatttctgtggggtcagtggtgatatcccctgtctcaattcttattttgtgcatttgcatcttctctctttttttttttgttagtctagctaaggatttgtcaattttactgatcttctcaaagaaccagctctttgcttttcgggttttttttttttttagcactttcttattttctatttcatttatctgctctgttctttgttatttctttcttctccctttggggttaatttgttgtttttttactattttgtccaagtgtgcatttagtttttcaatattttagctctttcttcttttttgatgtatgaatttacagctatgaatttccctctcagtatagcttttgctgcatcccataactttagatatgttgtgttatcactttcattaatttcaaggtagttattaatttcttgagagatttcctccttggtccacagtttttctaagagtatgttgtttaactttcatgtaTTGGTGTcaaatctgtgtctctggcctttgcagattttcagcttcattcctcggggccagagaaattattttgtatgatttcaatctttctgaattcattgagacattcttTGTGGCCTGGCATGTGGTCTaccttagagaatgatccatgtgtgcttgagaagaatgtatatcctgctgtattgtggtgaaatgttctgtatatgtctattaggcccagatcctctaatatattgttcaaagtgtttgtttctttattgattctctgttgagatgttctgtccaaggttgatagtggtgtattaaattcccccactgtaattgcagaggcatctattccttcactttaTGTTTcaaatgtttgcctcatgtatttggagacaCCCTGATTAGGTTCATaagtgtttataattgttatttcttcttgaaagattatcccatTCATGAATAtgcagtgtccatctttgtctctcactaaagtttttcatttaaattctattttgtctgatattaatgtagctcctcctgcccttttttggttattgtttgcctataagattattttccaaccattaactttcaacctccttgaatcatTGGGCCTGccatgtgtttcttgtagacagtgtatagatgggtcatgtttccttatccattcttccaatctgtgtctcttgacaggtgagcttaatccattgacattcagtgttattactcaaagaattacttatataaaccatatttctttggatttttgtttgtcatgtgttgcttttttccctctttttatctttttagtttttcttacactttcctccaactctgtctctcctgctttattttttctttcctttgcagaattccctttactatttcttgaagggcaggtttcttggcatactctcttagtttctgtttatctgtgaatattttgaactctccatcatttttgaatgccagctttgctgaacagagaattcttgactgggttttttttttttcttttagtacattaaatatatcttccttcttgcctccatgatttcagatgagaaattggcacttaatctaattgaacTTCCTTtgtaatggttctcttttgtcttgctgccttccgtattttatctttgtcttgagtgttggataatttgacatgcATATGTCTTCAGGTAGGCCTATTGGGTTTTATGTTCtatggggtgcactgtgcttcctggacatggaccTTCAAtaaataggtttgggaagttttcagccattgtttcctccaacaccccgtctgtcccctttcccttctcttctccttctgggatgcctataatgtacctgtttgtgcattttgtactGTCATTCATGTTCCTAAGTTCCttatggattttttctatctttttatcgatcagttctactacctgtttgatttcagatgcactgtaTTCCACACtgataattctttcctctgttacttgctgagagtatattttttatttcttggattgtgttgttcatcacggtcatatccattatctttttgggtatgtttacaatttcctctgtattcactccaagtgttttcttagtatccttaatatcttccttaacttcattaaattggtccatggtGTATGTTTTatgagctttgattagttgttatatgttctgcttctcttccttgtttttagtttgttcattggattcggccatgttttccttttttttttttcattttttaaaaatattacattcaaaatatatgaggtccccattcatctccaccgcccccaccccaccactccccccacagcaacactctcccccatcatcatgacatatccattgcatttggtgagtacatctctgggcatcactgcacctcatggtcaatggtccacatcatagcccatactctcccacgttccatccagtggggaatgggaggatctacaatgtccggtaattgtccctgtagcactacccaggacaacaccaagtcccaaaaatgcctcacatctcatcttctcttcccattccccacacccaacagccaccatggccactttttccataccaataccacattttctcgattactaatcacaatagttcatgaatagaatatcagtaagtccactctaatccttactgtattcctccttcctgtggaccttggattggttgtgtccattccacatctatgtcaagagggggcttagattccacatggatactggatgcaatcctcttgctttcagttgtaggcactctaggctccatggtgtggtggttgacattcttcatctccatgttagctgagtggagtaagtccaataaaccagagtgtaggagcagaagtctgttgaggctcagggcctggctatcatattgacAGTTTTCCTGATAATTGGtatggtttctaatttttttgttgctatctggtcatcattttaccttgatgggtttattcagttcttaatttctccatctagtctcagtGTTTTTTAGGTGTTGTTTTGgggtgtgtgttaagttttctctttgacactttgttctttttattctatttccttgttgttgtcaaagtttccttgaaggaaaattttagggccagggaaagcaaaagaggtaagaaaataaaaagtataatagtagtattgaaagtaaatgttagcagaagacccatgtgagatctaggaaaatggatattaaactcatctAAGTTGTGTGgacatataaatattaaaaaagtggagtacctacaatgagatggtgaACTGAATGTGGGgaagaatatactatgaattaaaaggtcagcatgtcaagagagagggaaagagaaaagaaaggacaacaaCATGAAGAGTGAAtaagagatagaaacagaatagaggtgttagaaataaaaagtaaagaaaatgagggctgaacaaagagaggtggaatgtaagagaaacaatagatgatggaagatagaaatatataaaggaaaagggatagcattggtatccaaaatcaaaacacacacaaaaaaaggaaatcaataatGAGGAAGAATAGCacataagaaacactgcctgtagcccctaatagaaaaaaagaaaaaaagaggggaaaagaggggggggaggggaagcaagaaagaaaataaacaaataaataaaaagggctatgttgggacatggagctgccctggatggtgcttcaggggcaatcaccagacattgtaaatcctcacagggcccactggatggaatgggggagagtatgggccatgatgtggaccattgaccatgaggtgcagaggtgcccaaagatgtacttaccaaatgcaatggatgtgtcatgatgatgggaatgagtgttgctggggggggagaggtggggtgggggtggtggggttgaatgggacctcatatatatatatatatttttaatgtaatattattacaaagtcaattaaaaaaagggCTATGTGGGAATAattaggaaggaaagagaagaaaacaagccaacaaaaaaagagcacacatggcctcaagcaaggaatcctcttttcaattgaataaactgcttaggagcctgtcctaccccctttctcccttcctcacttccctctctcttaGGTCAGCAAGAAGGCTGTGTGTGGGCTCCCttcagagattcaaatgggaccctgttgaaccaactcaccacagaaaaatatGAGTTAGTTTCCttaagagagagcacccacaccttgccaggaaccttaAATATGGTATTGGAAGCTTACAAAGCATATCCTACTGTCACACTACCTTAGCTGTGCTCCAGaggactagttaattttctgactccaccttctcccacccCATTTCTCTATCCCAGCATGTTTatgtaaatcaggctctctcagtagattcacttctcctctcttcctagcctctccccaagccggctgttatgctcctccaagcttaaaaaacatgagggacaagacaattgaacctgcactacTCAGgtccctctgcacccctcaccaaaaccctcccactctcagagtttgtccaaGACCAGAGGGCTAAGGGAATGCCTGAGtttggggagtgctgggtttggggaTTGGGAGAATACAACCTTGGGGTATGTGagtttggggaacatgggttaTGGGGAATGTGGGGCTTGGGGATCATTAGTCTCAGGGAACCCAAGCTTGGGGATCACGTGCTTGGGGAACACATGGCTCAGGACCACTGCCATGTGACCAGTGGTGTTCAGGGAATCCTGCAGCTATCCCCTAGGCAATGGTTTAGCTTTCCCACACCTTCCAGTTTTCATGTCAGAAtcccatggttttaccttgagcaagtacttgttttgtcacagtctctccagattgatgtccagatacCCCATGCTTTGTAAGTTCCTAAAACTTctcacttgggcaggattctgtccACACTCAGGTGGTTTTTTGCAGGAGATATGATGagagtgcactcactcagatgccatcttgccccctcttcATTAGACTTCAAAGTTGGAGAGTCATTCCTAAGATGGTGATTTCTTCTCCCTAAGCATTCAtagggcccaccctttccacagactTGCCCAATAACAATTTTCTTGGTTCCAATATCATCAAATATCTGTGGTAACCAAGTTCCAGAACTCACCCTCCAAGTACCTTGGGGTGATGGCCATACTTTCCTTGACCTCTGGGATACAGTCAACCCCCTAATACagtaaattaaaaacaacatcctccctaaactttggcataaagGCCCAACCTCCTTAGTAACTTGGCCTTCTCTAATCCATGGGGATCAAGTCAAActctctcagacctatgggatgCTGACCTTACCCTCCCTAATCTTTAGGGAATGTGACCCACTATCTCTGTACCCTGAGGgaggcaaaactctccctgaagagtgggcaggaacatccaccctctttatATACTACagtctctgtacacatgggtgggcttcctctcttggcccaaggaaatTTCtaaattccagatctcagcttccattgttttcctcttaaagccttttctcctccaatCTTTCCCCTACATGTTCCTTTAGTCCtagctgacagtggttttttttcatacagctctctcaaaaatcttgttggtttagcatgcaagaggcaggggtccaagccatcagatagtaagaatttccacaagtgtttcctagataactgcatttttttatcctgatttacaagtttcaaaattagttaagtcctcaattggggcactatcatctgggtgcttggtttccagaggcttggaatttccataGTTTCTGGGCCTTGTGCCCAAAAATTCAggtctcagcttatctctctcatgtaGAATTTTACtgtaagctacaaggagaagccaagccacattctccaagttttCTTAGGAAAGTTCTTCacctaaatgcccaggcttgccattttcaaattctgtcttccataaaacatcaggagtcaatcttgctggattatctgcaactttaaaacacagatgtcggaaaacggacttggtccagtggttagggcatccgtctaccacatgggaggtccagggttcaaaccccaggcctccttgacccgtgcggagctggtccatgcacagtgctgatgcgtgcaaggagtgccctgccatgcaggggtgtccccc
This genomic interval from Dasypus novemcinctus isolate mDasNov1 chromosome 30, mDasNov1.1.hap2, whole genome shotgun sequence contains the following:
- the LOC101447789 gene encoding olfactory receptor 7A10-like, translated to METGNETKILEFLLLGFSEEPELQPFLFGLFLSTYLVTVFGNLLIILATITDSHLHTRMYFFLSNLSFIDICVSSTTVPKMLRNIHIESRVITYGGCITQMYFFLFLTALDDFLLAVMAYDRFVAICHPLHYLVTMNPQFCGLLILGSWIISVLNSFSQISLVLRLSFCASLDIPHFFCEYNQIVQLACSDTFLNDIVMYFAAGLLGGGPFIGIIFSYSKIISSICVIPSALGKHKAFYTCASHLTVVFLFYSTSLGVYFSSFAMHNAHASAPASVMYAVFTPMLNPFIYSLRNKDIKGALKKLFCGKP